A part of Gracilimonas sediminicola genomic DNA contains:
- a CDS encoding NlpC/P60 family protein, giving the protein MTKGTLIGLALFLFAGCGTVERGTIPWEENSPGNPPASTPSDADENDTRSGKESGTFVEYSMPPSVQEKQEFLELAYNDWKGTPYLLGGSGYDGIDCSAFMQVVFEDYFGMQIPRTTREQLQSGKEVKKSQVLTGDLVFFKTGRTTYHVGVMINRDKFLHASTTNGVKISGLDHPYWMETYLTTKRVF; this is encoded by the coding sequence ATGACAAAGGGTACACTTATTGGTTTGGCTTTATTTCTGTTTGCGGGTTGTGGAACGGTAGAACGAGGCACTATTCCCTGGGAAGAGAACTCACCCGGAAATCCACCGGCTTCCACTCCTTCTGACGCTGACGAAAATGATACAAGATCCGGTAAAGAGTCCGGCACCTTTGTTGAATATTCCATGCCACCCTCCGTTCAGGAGAAGCAGGAATTTTTAGAGCTCGCCTACAACGACTGGAAAGGAACCCCATATCTGTTGGGAGGATCAGGCTATGATGGGATCGATTGCTCCGCTTTCATGCAGGTGGTGTTTGAAGATTATTTTGGGATGCAGATACCCCGAACCACCCGCGAGCAATTGCAGTCCGGCAAAGAAGTAAAAAAATCACAGGTTCTAACGGGGGATTTGGTCTTTTTCAAAACCGGGCGGACAACCTATCACGTAGGAGTAATGATTAACCGGGATAAATTTCTGCATGCATCAACAACGAATGGGGTGAAGATTTCCGGGTTGGATCACCCCTACTGGATGGAAACGTATTTAACTACGAAAAGGGTTTTTTAA
- a CDS encoding RNA polymerase sigma factor, with translation MLGRKKFELFFEQYFDDIVSFLSYYTSCPRELEDWTQEVFLKIWEARDNIDPDHPSVKGYIIKTARNHALKQLRNQKKYDSWLQNHILDLTKTHPPKEPVINPPNFDDAYQTALSKIPERAQQAYLLSREEGLNYKEIAKTMNISPKTVEGQISHALKILREELKDFRYL, from the coding sequence ATGTTAGGAAGGAAAAAGTTTGAACTCTTTTTTGAGCAATATTTCGATGATATTGTTTCCTTCTTGTCTTATTACACATCGTGCCCAAGGGAGTTGGAAGACTGGACCCAGGAAGTTTTTCTTAAAATCTGGGAGGCCCGGGATAATATCGACCCCGACCACCCGTCCGTAAAGGGATACATCATAAAAACGGCACGAAACCACGCCCTTAAGCAGCTGCGAAATCAGAAGAAATACGACAGCTGGCTTCAGAATCACATTCTTGATTTGACCAAAACCCATCCGCCCAAAGAGCCCGTAATCAATCCTCCCAATTTTGATGACGCCTACCAAACCGCACTCTCCAAAATACCTGAACGTGCTCAACAAGCTTATTTACTTAGCCGAGAAGAAGGGCTGAACTATAAGGAGATTGCCAAGACAATGAATATTTCTCCTAAAACAGTGGAAGGGCAGATCAGCCATGCCCTCAAAATCCTCCGGGAAGAACTGAAAGACTTTCGGTACCTGTAA
- the yihA gene encoding ribosome biogenesis GTP-binding protein YihA/YsxC: MFNAQPKFITSATKLEECPPASLPEVCFAGRSNVGKSSLINALLNKKNIARTSNVPGKTQQMNYYKIGNEFFMVDLPGYGYAKVPKKERERWGKSIRNYLLDRESLSLILHVVDVRHEPSQLDEDFFYWMAMNEKPFSVVLSKSDKISRNKVNQSKARVRRILKEMNIEIPILPYSSDSREGVPEIKDLISEFVNHSK, translated from the coding sequence ATGTTTAACGCCCAGCCCAAATTTATTACCAGTGCCACAAAACTTGAAGAATGTCCACCGGCGAGCTTACCTGAAGTATGTTTTGCGGGCCGGTCTAACGTAGGGAAATCTTCGCTGATTAACGCCCTTCTGAATAAGAAGAATATAGCACGGACATCAAATGTGCCGGGGAAAACACAGCAGATGAATTACTATAAAATTGGTAATGAGTTTTTTATGGTTGATCTGCCGGGCTATGGTTATGCCAAAGTTCCCAAGAAAGAACGGGAGCGATGGGGTAAAAGCATCCGCAATTATCTGTTGGATCGTGAGTCGTTGAGTCTGATTCTGCACGTTGTGGATGTACGGCATGAACCCAGCCAGCTTGATGAAGATTTTTTCTACTGGATGGCGATGAATGAAAAGCCGTTTTCAGTGGTACTTTCAAAGTCGGATAAAATCTCCCGGAATAAAGTGAACCAGTCGAAAGCAAGGGTACGGCGTATCCTTAAAGAGATGAATATTGAGATTCCGATTTTACCGTATTCATCAGATTCCAGAGAAGGCGTTCCGGAGATAAAAGATCTGATTTCCGAATTTGTTAATCATTCCAAATAG
- a CDS encoding AAA domain-containing protein: MIKKVITQALEAIAKEIEAVRETPSTDVLMNGELEKISGEYIYTFESQNQGLKFAEEIRAKMDGKEFKVHPVEFKDKKVRLEFPENKGPKVDEVYLEWENDYVLKKMQEHLFTLQEKSKEIPQLKALLKPEKNFKESTESPEPVFDDLRNPSQKEAIEKSLKNNILYVWGPPGTGKTATLGFIIANLLKEGKRVLFVSNTNRAVDVGLLSVIDALYEIDPGFSLQNTTRFGEAALDDPRLEDILFEHQVKTKLDSRKADAVQLSNTLSKYESLQEKIDDMMRNGEEVPEKLDLECQLAGNKIDEHGGVEELEDKIDRLMNLNERYELKKKQLVATTMAKVCTSELFYGISYDAVVVDEGSMAGIPYLLLMAAKSKNHLIIAGDPMQLPPIAITNDREAREFLEQDIFTYVSKSDTTEALFNWHDENPEFTCFFDVQYRLKDDLAGVISSVFYEGRLKSDTTEEEMKSLPDTTGSVALVDTAKYNPYLEQETGERGFKPINEVHHKLIEESLKRLTRNYAPENIGIIVPFRNSVYKVRNHLWESGFKDIEVGTIHTFQGREKSVIIFDTVMSGEWQNGSMRHYSVRPFDEAKNGLSVPRLLNVAFSRSKELLVIIADMQHVERVYGKKFLGRLLHSVKQISI, encoded by the coding sequence TTGATAAAAAAAGTTATTACACAGGCTCTGGAAGCCATTGCTAAAGAAATTGAAGCTGTTCGGGAAACCCCATCTACCGACGTGCTGATGAACGGCGAACTCGAAAAGATTTCAGGAGAGTATATCTATACGTTTGAGTCTCAAAACCAGGGGCTTAAGTTCGCCGAGGAAATCCGGGCCAAAATGGATGGCAAAGAATTCAAGGTCCACCCCGTAGAATTTAAAGACAAAAAAGTACGACTTGAGTTCCCCGAAAATAAAGGCCCAAAAGTTGATGAGGTATATCTGGAGTGGGAGAATGATTATGTGCTCAAAAAAATGCAGGAGCACCTGTTTACCCTGCAGGAAAAATCAAAAGAAATCCCTCAGCTTAAAGCGCTCCTGAAGCCGGAAAAGAATTTCAAAGAAAGCACGGAAAGCCCGGAGCCGGTATTTGATGACCTTCGCAACCCTTCTCAAAAAGAAGCTATAGAAAAATCGCTCAAGAACAATATTCTGTATGTGTGGGGCCCACCCGGAACAGGGAAAACAGCTACATTGGGCTTCATCATAGCCAATTTATTGAAGGAGGGGAAACGGGTGCTTTTCGTCTCTAACACTAACCGGGCAGTGGATGTAGGGTTGTTAAGCGTGATTGACGCTCTCTATGAAATTGATCCGGGGTTCAGCCTGCAGAATACGACTCGTTTCGGGGAAGCCGCACTGGATGATCCCCGGCTGGAAGACATCTTGTTTGAGCATCAGGTAAAAACAAAACTGGACAGCCGAAAAGCCGATGCCGTTCAGTTGAGTAATACGCTCAGTAAGTATGAGTCGCTGCAGGAAAAGATTGACGACATGATGCGCAACGGGGAAGAGGTTCCGGAAAAACTGGATTTAGAATGTCAGCTTGCAGGTAACAAGATAGATGAACACGGGGGAGTAGAAGAGCTGGAAGACAAAATTGACCGGCTTATGAATCTGAATGAACGTTATGAGCTGAAAAAGAAGCAGCTGGTGGCAACCACGATGGCCAAGGTTTGTACCTCCGAGTTGTTTTACGGAATCAGCTACGATGCCGTTGTTGTTGATGAAGGCTCGATGGCAGGGATTCCGTATCTGTTGTTGATGGCTGCTAAAAGCAAGAATCACCTGATTATTGCCGGCGACCCGATGCAGCTTCCACCCATCGCGATTACCAACGACCGGGAAGCCCGTGAGTTTTTGGAGCAGGACATTTTCACCTATGTATCAAAATCAGATACCACGGAAGCGTTGTTTAATTGGCACGATGAGAACCCTGAATTCACCTGCTTTTTTGATGTTCAATACCGGCTGAAAGATGACCTGGCCGGGGTGATAAGTTCTGTTTTTTACGAGGGCCGGCTGAAGTCGGATACAACCGAAGAAGAGATGAAATCCTTGCCGGATACAACCGGTTCGGTGGCGTTGGTAGATACCGCAAAGTACAATCCATATCTGGAACAGGAAACTGGAGAACGAGGCTTCAAGCCAATCAATGAAGTTCACCATAAACTGATTGAAGAAAGCCTGAAGCGCCTTACCCGAAATTATGCCCCGGAGAACATCGGGATTATAGTTCCATTCAGAAACAGCGTATATAAAGTTCGGAATCACCTTTGGGAATCCGGATTTAAAGACATTGAAGTGGGCACTATTCACACCTTTCAGGGGAGGGAAAAGTCAGTCATAATATTTGATACGGTGATGAGCGGTGAATGGCAGAATGGGAGCATGCGGCATTATTCCGTTCGGCCGTTTGACGAAGCCAAAAACGGGCTCAGTGTGCCCCGTTTGCTGAACGTAGCCTTTTCCCGCAGCAAAGAGTTATTGGTTATCATAGCGGATATGCAGCATGTGGAGAGAGTGTATGGGAAGAAATTCCTGGGACGTTTATTGCATTCCGTGAAGCAAATCTCTATTTAG
- a CDS encoding pyridoxine 5'-phosphate synthase has protein sequence MNLLVNIDHVATLRNARGEGYPDPIEAAEVCEKAGASGIVFHLRGDRRHIRDEDVYRLKESVRGTLDFEMAASDEMIDICTDIAPHLCTLVPEGREELTTEGGLKMKSVIDDYKNRVFPKLKETNIEISLFLDPNPEDIELAAELGADAIELHTGTFANADPQKRRHELTRLRKGAKLINELGMKVNAGHGLNLDNLPDLLETVPHLHDVSIGHALISKSVYWGLEKTVKAYLEIMEDYA, from the coding sequence ATGAATCTATTAGTCAATATTGATCATGTAGCTACTCTTCGGAATGCGCGGGGTGAAGGATACCCCGACCCTATTGAAGCAGCAGAGGTTTGTGAAAAAGCAGGCGCTTCGGGCATCGTATTTCATTTACGGGGAGACCGGCGCCATATTCGGGATGAAGATGTTTACCGGTTGAAAGAATCAGTTCGCGGTACCCTGGATTTTGAAATGGCTGCCTCAGATGAAATGATTGATATCTGCACTGATATTGCACCTCATTTATGTACCCTTGTGCCGGAAGGAAGGGAAGAGCTGACTACCGAAGGCGGATTGAAAATGAAATCGGTAATCGATGATTACAAAAACCGGGTATTCCCAAAGCTGAAAGAAACGAATATTGAAATCAGCCTTTTTCTGGATCCCAATCCCGAGGATATTGAATTGGCAGCAGAACTTGGAGCCGATGCTATTGAATTACATACCGGAACGTTCGCTAATGCCGATCCTCAAAAACGCAGGCACGAACTTACAAGATTGAGAAAAGGAGCCAAGCTGATAAACGAGTTAGGCATGAAAGTAAACGCCGGACATGGCTTGAACCTTGACAACCTCCCTGATTTGCTGGAAACGGTACCGCATTTGCATGATGTAAGCATTGGCCATGCACTGATCAGTAAATCCGTTTATTGGGGATTGGAAAAAACCGTGAAGGCGTATTTAGAGATTATGGAGGATTATGCCTGA
- a CDS encoding GntR family transcriptional regulator, which produces MKTSAKHIADRIRLMIATKQFQVGEMLPSTRELGQQLEASFHTVRKAYHILEEEGLILGEQGRGFTVKNQTTLLDKSARLEVGGEKIQALVEELVGYGLDESEIELLFQEQLGFMEWPDRIQTCASVGENHELGKMLSDAIKKQVGVKSQVIDVDEYESAAKYDALFVPIHLMSNFRSLRESLLIIPIVYDYDPDILLSMVDRAAIATIGLVTGSEETIPKIIDELKRSIHFEGSFVAGTIYGKSLPLFVRESDLILYTPESARLVEQKVPERNRLRLEYLLSEKSSEMIRAELWDQ; this is translated from the coding sequence TTGAAAACCTCTGCCAAACATATCGCCGATCGTATCCGGTTGATGATTGCCACCAAGCAGTTTCAGGTGGGGGAAATGCTGCCTTCAACCCGGGAGCTTGGGCAACAGCTGGAAGCCAGTTTTCATACCGTAAGAAAGGCCTATCACATACTTGAAGAAGAAGGTTTGATTCTGGGAGAGCAGGGACGCGGATTCACCGTAAAAAATCAAACAACCCTGCTGGACAAATCTGCACGGCTGGAAGTTGGGGGAGAAAAGATTCAGGCTCTGGTAGAAGAGCTGGTGGGCTATGGACTGGATGAATCAGAGATAGAATTACTTTTCCAGGAACAGCTGGGTTTTATGGAATGGCCCGATCGCATTCAAACCTGTGCAAGTGTGGGTGAGAACCATGAGCTGGGTAAAATGCTTTCGGATGCAATCAAAAAACAGGTAGGCGTAAAAAGCCAGGTTATTGATGTAGATGAATATGAAAGTGCGGCAAAATACGATGCTCTATTTGTGCCCATTCACCTAATGAGTAATTTCAGAAGTCTCAGGGAAAGCCTGCTCATTATTCCCATTGTGTATGATTATGACCCTGATATTTTACTCTCAATGGTTGACCGTGCGGCAATTGCAACGATCGGCTTGGTGACGGGCAGCGAGGAAACCATACCCAAGATTATTGATGAACTGAAACGGTCGATTCATTTTGAAGGCTCGTTTGTTGCAGGAACCATTTATGGAAAATCTTTACCGCTTTTTGTTCGCGAATCAGACCTTATCTTATACACCCCTGAAAGCGCCCGGCTGGTGGAACAGAAAGTGCCGGAGCGAAACCGGTTACGGCTCGAATATTTGCTGTCAGAAAAAAGCTCCGAAATGATTCGGGCCGAACTCTGGGATCAGTAG
- a CDS encoding OsmC family protein, translated as MPTKRAEAVWNGNLKSGNGTMKVGSGSYEGAYSFATRFEDKSGSNPEELIGAAHAGCFSMALSNELDKAGFTPNSVQTNAEVTINPGAGAITTIKLTSKGNVPNIDNDKFQEIAEAAKKGCPVSKALSGVTIELDATLEN; from the coding sequence ATGCCAACAAAAAGAGCAGAAGCAGTTTGGAATGGAAATTTGAAATCCGGAAACGGTACAATGAAAGTAGGGAGTGGCTCCTATGAAGGTGCTTACAGTTTCGCTACCCGTTTTGAAGATAAATCAGGTTCTAACCCGGAAGAATTAATCGGGGCCGCTCATGCCGGATGCTTTTCGATGGCACTGTCAAATGAGCTGGATAAAGCCGGTTTCACACCAAATTCTGTACAGACAAATGCAGAAGTAACGATTAATCCTGGTGCCGGCGCTATTACCACCATTAAGTTGACATCCAAGGGTAATGTGCCCAATATCGATAACGATAAATTTCAGGAAATTGCTGAGGCAGCCAAAAAAGGATGTCCCGTATCCAAAGCGTTGAGTGGAGTAACCATAGAATTAGATGCCACGCTTGAAAACTAA
- the purF gene encoding amidophosphoribosyltransferase: MSDKPREYCGIYGIYNHPDAALHTYYGLHALQHRGQESAGIVTSYFDDDKGRYSMPAYKDFGLVLNVFSKSKVFKKILRGKNAIGHNRYSTSGSSKNPANIQPFRVHYRNGNLAIGHNGNLSNAKQIRERFRKEGVLFQSTSDTELILHLISHSDKEDQMDQIMDALEQIEGAYCLVILTDDKLIAVRDPNGFRPLALGKVDGAYCVSSETCAFDINNAEYIRDVQPGEVIVIDKDADENNEPKSYFIPPQEGTGTSQCIFEYVYFSRPDSKIFGEMVDKIRRNLGKQLAKEHPLTDIVKNNTTGKKPVVISVPDSSNTAALGYASESNKLGNDCKYDIGLIRNHYVGRTFISPGQKSREQKVRTKFNPVRGVIEGRVVIIVDDSIVRGTTSRYLVDMIRECNPAEIHFLVSSPPIISPCYYGMDFPTPNELIANKFDRDIEKMAKEIGVDSLRYLSADGLVDAVKEANPSGHDYCTACFTGNYPVPVNFGVEKEENELV, from the coding sequence ATGAGCGACAAGCCTCGCGAATATTGCGGAATCTACGGTATCTATAATCACCCCGATGCAGCCCTTCATACCTACTACGGTTTGCACGCTTTACAGCACCGGGGACAGGAATCGGCCGGAATAGTTACCTCTTATTTTGATGACGACAAAGGCCGGTACTCTATGCCCGCTTATAAAGACTTTGGCTTGGTCTTGAATGTGTTCAGCAAATCCAAAGTGTTTAAGAAAATACTGAGGGGCAAAAATGCTATAGGCCATAACCGTTATTCTACTTCAGGCTCTTCCAAAAACCCGGCCAATATCCAGCCTTTTCGGGTACACTACCGGAACGGAAACCTGGCCATTGGGCACAACGGGAATCTTTCAAATGCCAAACAAATCCGGGAGCGGTTCCGCAAAGAAGGCGTCCTTTTTCAAAGCACCTCTGATACCGAATTAATTCTGCATCTTATTTCGCACAGTGATAAGGAAGACCAGATGGATCAGATTATGGACGCACTCGAACAAATTGAGGGTGCCTACTGTCTGGTTATTCTTACGGATGACAAACTGATCGCCGTCAGAGATCCCAACGGATTCCGGCCTCTTGCCTTGGGTAAAGTGGATGGTGCATACTGCGTGTCCAGCGAAACCTGCGCTTTTGATATTAACAATGCCGAATACATTCGGGATGTGCAGCCCGGCGAAGTGATTGTGATTGACAAGGATGCCGACGAAAACAACGAGCCGAAGTCCTATTTTATACCTCCACAAGAGGGAACAGGTACCAGTCAGTGCATTTTTGAGTATGTGTACTTCTCTCGCCCCGACAGCAAGATTTTCGGTGAGATGGTTGATAAAATCCGACGTAATCTTGGTAAACAATTGGCCAAAGAGCATCCACTAACTGATATCGTGAAGAATAACACAACGGGTAAGAAACCGGTTGTTATATCGGTACCCGATTCAAGTAACACCGCCGCGCTTGGGTATGCCAGCGAAAGCAATAAATTAGGCAACGATTGTAAGTATGATATCGGACTGATTCGAAACCATTATGTGGGCCGGACTTTTATCTCACCGGGGCAGAAATCCCGCGAACAGAAAGTGCGAACCAAGTTCAACCCCGTTCGGGGAGTGATTGAGGGGCGGGTTGTTATTATCGTTGATGACTCGATTGTGCGGGGAACAACCTCCCGTTACCTGGTTGATATGATCAGAGAATGTAATCCGGCTGAAATTCATTTCTTGGTGAGTTCACCGCCGATTATCAGTCCTTGTTACTACGGAATGGACTTTCCAACTCCCAATGAGTTAATAGCTAATAAATTTGACCGGGATATCGAGAAAATGGCCAAAGAAATTGGGGTGGACAGCCTCCGGTATTTATCAGCAGACGGACTTGTTGACGCCGTTAAAGAGGCAAATCCTTCCGGCCATGATTACTGCACGGCTTGTTTTACAGGTAATTACCCGGTGCCGGTCAATTTTGGCGTTGAGAAAGAAGAAAACGAGTTGGTTTGA
- a CDS encoding FecR family protein, which produces MRKAPEDQLLVNYLLGICTPKELDFVEQWLAQSPGNAEVLEQVLEKLNKASHTPISKERSKKRLFRQVESDLIAARFFSKAAPTKVKEQQETTSSGFQKTSLVVKSLALVAVVSIALVFTFQISKSSNPSEASHITELHERQLSYGQTSTFRFNDGSVITLNGGSTLRYPEQFSPQTREVYLEGEAFFDIAPDQNRPFIVHVGNTTTRVLGTSFNIKAYSNDEKIQVTVIEGKVGVSGKPNENGGSAPEQPIILGENQWATYHQSGEFFEQGEGNIWEQIAWKDQVLIFNDKPFSEVAKMLERWYGVDIILQGEQLQDAKLKGEHKNMSLERVLQSIQFILGIEYTIEEQVVTIQAAE; this is translated from the coding sequence ATGAGAAAAGCGCCGGAAGATCAGTTATTAGTGAATTACCTTTTGGGGATATGTACTCCAAAAGAGCTTGATTTCGTTGAGCAATGGTTGGCTCAATCTCCCGGTAATGCTGAGGTTTTAGAGCAGGTTTTAGAAAAATTAAATAAAGCCAGCCATACTCCGATTAGTAAAGAGCGATCCAAGAAACGATTATTTCGGCAAGTTGAGTCAGATTTAATAGCTGCCCGTTTTTTTTCCAAAGCAGCCCCTACTAAAGTAAAAGAACAGCAGGAGACTACTTCTTCCGGCTTTCAAAAAACATCTTTGGTTGTTAAGAGTCTTGCGCTGGTTGCTGTGGTATCCATCGCCCTCGTTTTTACATTCCAGATAAGTAAGTCCTCCAATCCCTCCGAAGCATCTCACATTACAGAATTACATGAACGGCAGCTCTCTTATGGGCAAACCTCCACTTTCCGGTTTAATGACGGTTCGGTAATTACATTGAATGGCGGTAGCACCCTCCGCTACCCTGAACAGTTTAGCCCGCAAACAAGAGAGGTTTACCTGGAAGGAGAAGCTTTTTTTGATATCGCCCCGGACCAAAACCGCCCTTTCATCGTGCATGTGGGAAATACCACAACTCGGGTTTTAGGCACGTCTTTTAACATTAAGGCCTACAGTAACGATGAGAAAATTCAAGTCACAGTAATTGAAGGTAAGGTGGGGGTTTCCGGCAAGCCAAATGAAAATGGAGGTAGTGCACCCGAACAACCCATTATTCTTGGGGAAAACCAGTGGGCCACCTATCACCAAAGCGGAGAATTTTTTGAACAAGGTGAAGGAAATATCTGGGAACAGATTGCCTGGAAAGACCAAGTTTTGATTTTTAATGATAAGCCTTTCTCTGAAGTAGCTAAAATGCTGGAGAGGTGGTACGGAGTAGATATAATTTTACAAGGCGAACAGCTTCAGGATGCTAAGCTCAAAGGAGAGCATAAGAATATGAGCCTTGAACGAGTGTTACAGTCTATACAATTTATTTTGGGAATAGAATACACCATTGAAGAGCAGGTTGTGACGATACAAGCTGCCGAGTAG
- a CDS encoding tetratricopeptide repeat protein yields MPSKVYLLFTFFFIIAALQPVYAIQDANIRSESDSTRVLRWLAEAESDVEQGNLSEARRKTRRADSLSDELQFQKGKALSRLRYADILITERRQDSAIVVLSEAIEKYPVSKLRVNFYNLLAVAYSYKGEDAKAIETYAEALKYVSRLDSAQIDRTNAGIRQNMANAYLDLGQTTLAFEYYLDAVRFAEMTRDTSFWATTLNNIGNAYNQEENYERAAFYLEKAKSLSEQKNLKPELYRTTLNLANTRNGQERLQEALDLYNEALELNNQIRPDSPPVIVLYNLGRLNGKLGNYEKAEAQFRESLAYSQQLGIIQGEYYNNFGLGNLYREMERYEEGIQYFENARDIAERLGATPFMQDIRQKLYETNREANRFEDALQYLELYKELSDSLTSIEKEQALAELENQLELDRQNEVNRLLQDKQAQQERRLQVQYVFIVVGSLVIALIVVLLLMMRKSAREREEINSVLESQKEELIEANKAKDKLFAIIAHDLRTPMTSMQGILHLLKDNVISKEELTQLIPELEMSIQKNVHVMEDLLAWAKDQLSGVKMEISAINIHNVVDEIVSSHTFIANKKGVEVHHHIPEDEHVLADQNALQLVVRNVVSNSIKFTGKGDEIEIKAEPNSHNVKIIIRDTGIGIPEEEAGKVFSKKAWTREGTNKEKGTGFGLSLSKEFVERMNGKIWFESTEGEGSIFYIELPKASSN; encoded by the coding sequence ATGCCTTCAAAAGTTTATCTATTATTCACTTTTTTCTTCATAATTGCAGCGCTTCAGCCTGTTTACGCTATTCAAGATGCGAACATCAGGAGTGAAAGTGACAGCACCCGTGTGCTCCGCTGGCTTGCTGAGGCAGAGTCGGATGTTGAACAAGGTAATTTATCAGAAGCCCGCAGAAAAACCCGGCGTGCAGACAGCCTTTCGGATGAATTGCAGTTTCAAAAAGGAAAAGCTCTGTCGCGCCTTCGGTACGCAGATATCCTGATTACCGAACGAAGACAAGATTCGGCTATCGTTGTTTTAAGTGAAGCCATTGAAAAGTATCCTGTCAGCAAGCTTAGAGTGAATTTCTACAACCTGCTTGCGGTGGCTTATTCATATAAAGGGGAAGATGCGAAAGCCATCGAAACTTATGCAGAAGCCCTTAAGTATGTATCCCGGTTAGACAGTGCTCAAATTGACAGAACCAATGCCGGCATTCGCCAAAATATGGCAAATGCTTACCTCGATTTGGGGCAGACTACCCTGGCGTTTGAGTACTACCTGGATGCGGTTCGCTTTGCTGAAATGACCCGTGACACTTCGTTCTGGGCAACAACGCTCAACAACATCGGTAACGCTTACAACCAGGAAGAAAATTACGAGAGAGCGGCGTTCTATCTTGAAAAAGCGAAGTCCCTTTCTGAGCAGAAAAACCTCAAGCCTGAGCTTTACCGAACTACCCTGAATCTTGCAAATACCCGAAACGGGCAGGAGAGGCTTCAGGAAGCATTAGATTTGTATAACGAGGCTCTGGAGCTGAATAATCAAATCCGCCCGGATTCTCCCCCGGTAATCGTGCTATATAATCTTGGAAGACTGAATGGGAAGTTGGGCAATTATGAGAAAGCAGAAGCTCAGTTTCGTGAGTCACTTGCTTATTCTCAGCAGCTGGGTATCATACAGGGCGAATACTATAATAATTTCGGCCTTGGTAACTTGTACAGAGAAATGGAGCGCTATGAAGAAGGCATTCAATACTTTGAAAATGCCAGAGATATTGCTGAAAGGTTAGGTGCCACTCCTTTTATGCAGGACATTCGGCAAAAACTCTACGAAACCAACCGGGAGGCCAACCGCTTTGAGGATGCCCTTCAGTACTTAGAATTGTACAAAGAATTGTCGGATAGCCTGACGAGTATCGAGAAAGAACAAGCACTCGCAGAACTCGAGAATCAACTTGAGCTGGATCGTCAAAATGAGGTGAACCGGTTATTGCAGGATAAACAGGCACAGCAGGAGAGGCGATTACAGGTGCAATATGTATTTATTGTAGTGGGTTCGCTGGTGATAGCTTTGATTGTGGTTCTGTTGTTAATGATGCGAAAAAGTGCCCGCGAACGTGAAGAAATAAACAGCGTGCTGGAATCGCAAAAAGAGGAGCTTATAGAGGCTAACAAAGCAAAAGATAAATTATTTGCCATCATAGCTCATGACCTGCGTACGCCTATGACTTCCATGCAGGGAATCCTCCACCTTCTTAAAGACAATGTGATTTCAAAAGAGGAACTCACTCAGCTGATTCCGGAACTTGAGATGTCCATTCAAAAAAATGTGCATGTAATGGAAGATCTGCTTGCATGGGCCAAAGATCAGTTATCGGGTGTGAAAATGGAAATCAGTGCTATCAATATCCATAATGTTGTGGATGAGATTGTCTCGAGCCATACTTTTATAGCGAACAAAAAGGGGGTAGAGGTACATCACCATATTCCGGAAGACGAGCACGTATTGGCTGATCAGAATGCCCTGCAACTGGTTGTTAGGAATGTAGTCTCCAATAGCATCAAATTTACGGGCAAAGGTGATGAAATAGAGATTAAGGCTGAGCCTAATTCCCATAATGTGAAGATTATTATCAGAGATACCGGCATAGGAATACCGGAGGAGGAAGCTGGTAAAGTATTTTCAAAGAAAGCATGGACAAGAGAAGGCACCAATAAAGAAAAGGGGACCGGTTTTGGGTTGAGCCTTTCTAAAGAATTTGTAGAGCGTATGAACGGAAAAATCTGGTTTGAAAGCACCGAGGGTGAAGGGTCCATCTTTTACATTGAATTGCCCAAAGCTTCATCAAACTAA